The Syngnathus typhle isolate RoL2023-S1 ecotype Sweden linkage group LG1, RoL_Styp_1.0, whole genome shotgun sequence genome includes a window with the following:
- the LOC133153213 gene encoding NACHT, LRR and PYD domains-containing protein 3-like isoform X5, with product MEHYGRVRSENLASTLFSTTGRNDKEAEPAAKSLSSSLEDQEGVLRRADFGLQLLGNAATFWALDVHAGKMAMDMKIKGLLLETLEGLGQDDFKKFKFFTDLPESITEDADRTDIAKQLMNRHGNNAGEKTIEILEKINNYNLAQKLRNVLPQITGSISSVDNEQIGKFKRELQENLRKIYLNVPEGNTEYSWQKPLENVYTDLNITRGVAGLPDKQHEVLQMEMCSVAEEESIQPCDIFQSQEPLRTMLTVGFAGIGKTFLVRKFVLDWASGRTNTDVDFIFPFAFRELNLEENNSFSLAELIRLFVWESKAIKMLDQILVSLQESPNRHYQSSKIKILFVLDGLDESRLKLDLSDERKKRLDVTGSYPVEVLLAHLIKGNLLPCARVWITTRPQAAHDIPPRLVDGRTEVKGFSDSQRLDYFRKKFPAEEDVIQHIQKSRTILIMCHLPIFCWLIATVLQDCRKHGKELPETLTEMYTGFLLYHLYKSKERDSQKSTDYVKALAKLAFQQLMKKQQIFYESDLRESGLDDPQGAKHSGVFTVVFKEVPPLQKYQQGKMFQFIHLTVQEYLAALYVMMSLFQDKKNVLNGWTLKDLLLFWKWKQLTWVHEMAIRKASESEGNLDLFLRFLLGLSLQSNQDLLGELLKVPKNYRHSNAETVRLIERRIKRNSPEENINLFYCLKELKDESLLEQMQQYLKGGKLSTEDLPPAMWSALVFFLRASDEAMSCFELGKYAPSEKGLLMLLPVVKASQKSVLQWCRLSKKSCEALASVLSSSRTLSHLDLSRNDLRDDGLEALAAGLAKPQCTLQVLELMNCKLSEKSCEALASVLSSSRTLSHLDLSANGLRDDGLEALAAGLAKPQCTLQVLRLYRCKLSKKSCEPLASVLSSSRTLSHLDLSANGLGDDGLEALAAGLAKPQCTLQVLGLVRCKIGTRGCVSLAKALRSNPSHLQQLTLTSNDPGEVGKRALEEVQMDSRCSLKIKMSYVASIFKEISEDEWMAGSQLAKDAFPLERMAEDARCPKGNGKACPSR from the exons ATGGAGCACTATGGACGAGTCCGGTCAGAGAatcttgcatcaactttattctcaacaaCA GGACGTAACGACAAGGAAGCGGAGCCAGCAGCAAAGTCATTGTCAAGCAGCCTCGAGGACCAGGAAGGAGTCTTAAGAAGAGCAGACTTTGGCCTCCAGCTTCTCGGAAATGCCGCCACCTTCTGGGCTTTGGAC GTTCATGCGGGAAAGATGGCTATGGATATGAAAATCAAGGGCCTGCTGTTGGAAACGCTGGAAGGCCTGGGGCAGGACGACttcaagaagttcaagttttTTACGGACCTGCCCGAGAGCATCACAGAAGACGCAGACCGGACTGACATCGCCAAACAGCTGATGAACAGGCACGGCAATAACGCGGGGGAGAAGACCATCGAGATTCTGGAGAagatcaacaactacaacctggCCCAGAAGCTGCGCAACGTCCTGCCGCAAATCACAG GTAGCATCTCCTCAGTGGATAACGAGCAGATCGGCAAATTCAAGCGGGAGCTGCAAGAGAACCTGCGGAAGATCTACCTCAACGTTCCCGAGGGCAACACGGAGTACAGCTGGCAGAAGCCTCTGGAGAACGTCTACACCGACCTCAACATTACCCGCGGCGTCGCCGGTCTCCCCGACAAGCAGCACGAGGTCCTTCAGATGGAGATGTGCAGCGTGGCCGAGGAGGAGTCCATCCAGCCGTGCGACATCTTCCAAAGCCAGGAGCCCCTTCGCACGATGCTCACCGTGGGCTTCGCGGGCATCGGGAAGACTTTCCTGGTGCGCAAGTTTGTCCTGGACTGGGCCAGCGGGAGAACCAACACAGACGTGGACTTCATCTTTCCCTTCGCCTTCCGCGAGTTGAACTTGGAGGAGAACAATAGCTTTTCGCTGGCGGAGCTCATCCGACTCTTTGTCTGGGAGAGCAAGGCTATCAAGATGCTGGACCAGATCTTGGTCAGTCTGCAAGAGTCGCCCAACCGCCACTACCAGTCcagcaagatcaagattttgtttgtgctggacGGCCTGGACGAGTCCCGCCTCAAACTGGACCTGAGCGACGAGCGCAAGAAGCGCCTGGATGTGACCGGATCCTACCCCGTGGAGGTGCTCCTGGCGCATCTCATCAAGGGGAACCTGCTTCCCTGCGCCCGGGTTTGGATCACCACGCGGCCCCAGGCGGCCCACGACATCCCGCCGCGCCTGGTGGACGGCAGAACCGAGGTGAAAGGCTTCAGCGACTCCCAGAGGCTGGACTACTTCAGGAAGAAGTTCCCCGCCGAGGAGGACGTCATCCAGCACATCCAGAAGTCCCGCACCATTCTCATCATGTGCCACTTGCCCATCTTCTGCTGGCTCATCGCCACCGTTCTCCAAGACTGTCGGAAACACGGAAAGGAGCTGCCCGAAACCCTGACCGAGATGTACACAGGGTTCCTGCTCTATCACCTGTACAAGTCCAAGGAGCGAGACAGCCAGAAGAGCACGGACTACGTCAAAGCGCTGGCCAAGCTGGCTTTTCAGCAGCTGATGAAAAAGCAACAGATCTTCTACGAGAGCGACTTGCGGGAAAGCGGCTTGGATGACCCGCAGGGCGCAAAACACTCGGGAGTCTTCAccgtggtcttcaaggaggtaCCCCCGCTCCAGAAATACCAACAAGGCAAGATGTTTCAGTTCATCCACCTGACCGTCCAGGAATATCTGGCCGCTCTCTACGTGATGATGAGCCTGTTCCAGGACAAAAAGAACGTGCTGAACGGGTGGACGCTGAAAGACCTCCTGTTGTTTTGGAAGTGGAAGCAGCTCACTTGGGTACACGAGATGGCCATCCGCAAAGCCTCCGAGAGTGAGGGAAACCTGGACTTGTTCCTCCGCTTCCTGCTGGGCCTCTCCTTGCAGTCCAACCAGGATCTACTGGGTGAGCTGCTGAAGGTTCCCAAGAACTACAGACACAGCAAcgcagaaacggtccgcttgatTGAGCGACGGATCAAGCGGAATTCTCCCGAGGAGAACATCAACTTGTTCTACTGCCTGAAGGAGCTGAAGGACGAGTCCCTGCTGGAGCAGATGCAACAATACCTCAAAGGGGGGAAATTGTCCACGGAGGACCTACCTCCGGCCATGTGGTCGGCCCTGGTCTTCTTCTTGCGGGCTTCCGACGAAGCCATGAGCTGCTTCGAACTCGGGAAATACGCTCCGTCCGAGAAGGGGCTCCTGATGCTGCTGCCGGTGGTCAAGGCTTCTCAAAAATCAGT gctccagtGGTGCcggctgagcaagaaaagctgtgaggcgctggcctccgttctaagctcgtccCGCACCCTGAGCCATCTGGATCTCAGCAGGAACGACTTGCGCgatgacgggctggaggcgctcgccgccggactggcaaagccgcagtgcaccttgcaagttctcga gctcatgAACTGCAAGCTGAgcgagaaaagctgcgaggcgctggcctccgttctaagctcgtccCGCACCCTGAGCCATCTGGATCTCAGCGCCAACGGCTTGCGTGACGatgggctggaggcgctcgccgccggactggcaaagccgcagtgcaccttgcaagttctcag gctctatcgctgcaagctgagcaagaaaagctgcgagccgctggcctccgttctaagctcgtccCGCACCCTGAGCCATCTGGATCTCAGCGCCAACGGCTTGGGTGACGatgggctggaggcgctcgccgccggactggcaaagccgcagtgcaccttgcaagttctcgg gctggtGCGGTGCAAGATCGGCACGCGAGGATGCGTCTCACTGGCCAAGGCTCTCCGGTCCAACCCCTCCCACCTCCAACAGCTGACCCTGACCTCGAATGACCCCGGAGAGGTAGGAAAGCGGGCCTTGGAGGAGGTCCAAATGGATTCTCGCTGCAGTCTGAAGATCAA GATGTCATACGTGGCTTCGATTTTTAAGGAGATTTCTGAGGACGAATGGATGGCTGGATCGCAGCTCGCGAAGGATGCGTTTCCCCTGGAGCGTATGGCTGAGGACGCCCGCTGTCCAAAAGGAAACGGCAAAGCCTGTCCTTCACGTTAG
- the LOC133153213 gene encoding NACHT, LRR and PYD domains-containing protein 3-like isoform X6, whose protein sequence is MEHYGRVRSENLASTLFSTTGRNDKEAEPAAKSLSSSLEDQEGVLRRADFGLQLLGNAATFWALDVHAGKMAMDMKIKGLLLETLEGLGQDDFKKFKFFTDLPESITEDADRTDIAKQLMNRHGNNAGEKTIEILEKINNYNLAQKLRNVLPQITGSISSVDNEQIGKFKRELQENLRKIYLNVPEGNTEYSWQKPLENVYTDLNITRGVAGLPDKQHEVLQMEMCSVAEEESIQPCDIFQSQEPLRTMLTVGFAGIGKTFLVRKFVLDWASGRTNTDVDFIFPFAFRELNLEENNSFSLAELIRLFVWESKAIKMLDQILVSLQESPNRHYQSSKIKILFVLDGLDESRLKLDLSDERKKRLDVTGSYPVEVLLAHLIKGNLLPCARVWITTRPQAAHDIPPRLVDGRTEVKGFSDSQRLDYFRKKFPAEEDVIQHIQKSRTILIMCHLPIFCWLIATVLQDCRKHGKELPETLTEMYTGFLLYHLYKSKERDSQKSTDYVKALAKLAFQQLMKKQQIFYESDLRESGLDDPQGAKHSGVFTVVFKEVPPLQKYQQGKMFQFIHLTVQEYLAALYVMMSLFQDKKNVLNGWTLKDLLLFWKWKQLTWVHEMAIRKASESEGNLDLFLRFLLGLSLQSNQDLLGELLKVPKNYRHSNAETVRLIERRIKRNSPEENINLFYCLKELKDESLLEQMQQYLKGGKLSTEDLPPAMWSALVFFLRASDEAMSCFELGKYAPSEKGLLMLLPVVKASQKSVLRWCKLSKKSCEALASVLSASRTLSHLDLSWNTLHDDGLEALAAGLAKPQCTLEVLELQWCRLSKKSCEALASVLSSSRTLSHLDLSRNDLRDDGLEALAAGLAKPQCTLQVLELMNCKLSEKSCEALASVLSSSRTLSHLDLSANGLRDDGLEALAAGLAKPQCTLQVLRLVRCKIGTRGCVSLAKALRSNPSHLQQLTLTSNDPGEVGKRALEEVQMDSRCSLKIKMSYVASIFKEISEDEWMAGSQLAKDAFPLERMAEDARCPKGNGKACPSR, encoded by the exons ATGGAGCACTATGGACGAGTCCGGTCAGAGAatcttgcatcaactttattctcaacaaCA GGACGTAACGACAAGGAAGCGGAGCCAGCAGCAAAGTCATTGTCAAGCAGCCTCGAGGACCAGGAAGGAGTCTTAAGAAGAGCAGACTTTGGCCTCCAGCTTCTCGGAAATGCCGCCACCTTCTGGGCTTTGGAC GTTCATGCGGGAAAGATGGCTATGGATATGAAAATCAAGGGCCTGCTGTTGGAAACGCTGGAAGGCCTGGGGCAGGACGACttcaagaagttcaagttttTTACGGACCTGCCCGAGAGCATCACAGAAGACGCAGACCGGACTGACATCGCCAAACAGCTGATGAACAGGCACGGCAATAACGCGGGGGAGAAGACCATCGAGATTCTGGAGAagatcaacaactacaacctggCCCAGAAGCTGCGCAACGTCCTGCCGCAAATCACAG GTAGCATCTCCTCAGTGGATAACGAGCAGATCGGCAAATTCAAGCGGGAGCTGCAAGAGAACCTGCGGAAGATCTACCTCAACGTTCCCGAGGGCAACACGGAGTACAGCTGGCAGAAGCCTCTGGAGAACGTCTACACCGACCTCAACATTACCCGCGGCGTCGCCGGTCTCCCCGACAAGCAGCACGAGGTCCTTCAGATGGAGATGTGCAGCGTGGCCGAGGAGGAGTCCATCCAGCCGTGCGACATCTTCCAAAGCCAGGAGCCCCTTCGCACGATGCTCACCGTGGGCTTCGCGGGCATCGGGAAGACTTTCCTGGTGCGCAAGTTTGTCCTGGACTGGGCCAGCGGGAGAACCAACACAGACGTGGACTTCATCTTTCCCTTCGCCTTCCGCGAGTTGAACTTGGAGGAGAACAATAGCTTTTCGCTGGCGGAGCTCATCCGACTCTTTGTCTGGGAGAGCAAGGCTATCAAGATGCTGGACCAGATCTTGGTCAGTCTGCAAGAGTCGCCCAACCGCCACTACCAGTCcagcaagatcaagattttgtttgtgctggacGGCCTGGACGAGTCCCGCCTCAAACTGGACCTGAGCGACGAGCGCAAGAAGCGCCTGGATGTGACCGGATCCTACCCCGTGGAGGTGCTCCTGGCGCATCTCATCAAGGGGAACCTGCTTCCCTGCGCCCGGGTTTGGATCACCACGCGGCCCCAGGCGGCCCACGACATCCCGCCGCGCCTGGTGGACGGCAGAACCGAGGTGAAAGGCTTCAGCGACTCCCAGAGGCTGGACTACTTCAGGAAGAAGTTCCCCGCCGAGGAGGACGTCATCCAGCACATCCAGAAGTCCCGCACCATTCTCATCATGTGCCACTTGCCCATCTTCTGCTGGCTCATCGCCACCGTTCTCCAAGACTGTCGGAAACACGGAAAGGAGCTGCCCGAAACCCTGACCGAGATGTACACAGGGTTCCTGCTCTATCACCTGTACAAGTCCAAGGAGCGAGACAGCCAGAAGAGCACGGACTACGTCAAAGCGCTGGCCAAGCTGGCTTTTCAGCAGCTGATGAAAAAGCAACAGATCTTCTACGAGAGCGACTTGCGGGAAAGCGGCTTGGATGACCCGCAGGGCGCAAAACACTCGGGAGTCTTCAccgtggtcttcaaggaggtaCCCCCGCTCCAGAAATACCAACAAGGCAAGATGTTTCAGTTCATCCACCTGACCGTCCAGGAATATCTGGCCGCTCTCTACGTGATGATGAGCCTGTTCCAGGACAAAAAGAACGTGCTGAACGGGTGGACGCTGAAAGACCTCCTGTTGTTTTGGAAGTGGAAGCAGCTCACTTGGGTACACGAGATGGCCATCCGCAAAGCCTCCGAGAGTGAGGGAAACCTGGACTTGTTCCTCCGCTTCCTGCTGGGCCTCTCCTTGCAGTCCAACCAGGATCTACTGGGTGAGCTGCTGAAGGTTCCCAAGAACTACAGACACAGCAAcgcagaaacggtccgcttgatTGAGCGACGGATCAAGCGGAATTCTCCCGAGGAGAACATCAACTTGTTCTACTGCCTGAAGGAGCTGAAGGACGAGTCCCTGCTGGAGCAGATGCAACAATACCTCAAAGGGGGGAAATTGTCCACGGAGGACCTACCTCCGGCCATGTGGTCGGCCCTGGTCTTCTTCTTGCGGGCTTCCGACGAAGCCATGAGCTGCTTCGAACTCGGGAAATACGCTCCGTCCGAGAAGGGGCTCCTGATGCTGCTGCCGGTGGTCAAGGCTTCTCAAAAATCAGT gctccggtGGTGCAagttgagcaagaaaagctgtgaggcgctggcctccgttctaagcgcGTCCCGCACCCTGAGCCATCTGGATCTCAGCTGGAACACCTTGcacgacgacgggctggaggcgctcgccgccggactggcaaagccgcagtgcaccttggaAGTTCTCGA gctccagtGGTGCcggctgagcaagaaaagctgtgaggcgctggcctccgttctaagctcgtccCGCACCCTGAGCCATCTGGATCTCAGCAGGAACGACTTGCGCgatgacgggctggaggcgctcgccgccggactggcaaagccgcagtgcaccttgcaagttctcga gctcatgAACTGCAAGCTGAgcgagaaaagctgcgaggcgctggcctccgttctaagctcgtccCGCACCCTGAGCCATCTGGATCTCAGCGCCAACGGCTTGCGTGACGatgggctggaggcgctcgccgccggactggcaaagccgcagtgcaccttgcaagttctcag gctggtGCGGTGCAAGATCGGCACGCGAGGATGCGTCTCACTGGCCAAGGCTCTCCGGTCCAACCCCTCCCACCTCCAACAGCTGACCCTGACCTCGAATGACCCCGGAGAGGTAGGAAAGCGGGCCTTGGAGGAGGTCCAAATGGATTCTCGCTGCAGTCTGAAGATCAA GATGTCATACGTGGCTTCGATTTTTAAGGAGATTTCTGAGGACGAATGGATGGCTGGATCGCAGCTCGCGAAGGATGCGTTTCCCCTGGAGCGTATGGCTGAGGACGCCCGCTGTCCAAAAGGAAACGGCAAAGCCTGTCCTTCACGTTAG
- the LOC133153213 gene encoding NACHT, LRR and PYD domains-containing protein 3-like isoform X2 has product MASNEKNPLSKLKWTDANGRNDKEAEPAAKSLSSSLEDQEGVLRRADFGLQLLGNAATFWALDVHAGKMAMDMKIKGLLLETLEGLGQDDFKKFKFFTDLPESITEDADRTDIAKQLMNRHGNNAGEKTIEILEKINNYNLAQKLRNVLPQITGSISSVDNEQIGKFKRELQENLRKIYLNVPEGNTEYSWQKPLENVYTDLNITRGVAGLPDKQHEVLQMEMCSVAEEESIQPCDIFQSQEPLRTMLTVGFAGIGKTFLVRKFVLDWASGRTNTDVDFIFPFAFRELNLEENNSFSLAELIRLFVWESKAIKMLDQILVSLQESPNRHYQSSKIKILFVLDGLDESRLKLDLSDERKKRLDVTGSYPVEVLLAHLIKGNLLPCARVWITTRPQAAHDIPPRLVDGRTEVKGFSDSQRLDYFRKKFPAEEDVIQHIQKSRTILIMCHLPIFCWLIATVLQDCRKHGKELPETLTEMYTGFLLYHLYKSKERDSQKSTDYVKALAKLAFQQLMKKQQIFYESDLRESGLDDPQGAKHSGVFTVVFKEVPPLQKYQQGKMFQFIHLTVQEYLAALYVMMSLFQDKKNVLNGWTLKDLLLFWKWKQLTWVHEMAIRKASESEGNLDLFLRFLLGLSLQSNQDLLGELLKVPKNYRHSNAETVRLIERRIKRNSPEENINLFYCLKELKDESLLEQMQQYLKGGKLSTEDLPPAMWSALVFFLRASDEAMSCFELGKYAPSEKGLLMLLPVVKASQKSVLRWCKLSKKSCEALASVLSASRTLSHLDLSWNTLHDDGLEALAAGLAKPQCTLEVLELQWCRLSKKSCEALASVLSSSRTLSHLDLSRNDLRDDGLEALAAGLAKPQCTLQVLELMNCKLSEKSCEALASVLSSSRTLSHLDLSANGLRDDGLEALAAGLAKPQCTLQVLRLYRCKLSKKSCEPLASVLSSSRTLSHLDLSANGLGDDGLEALAAGLAKPQCTLQVLGLVRCKIGTRGCVSLAKALRSNPSHLQQLTLTSNDPGEVGKRALEEVQMDSRCSLKIKMSYVASIFKEISEDEWMAGSQLAKDAFPLERMAEDARCPKGNGKACPSR; this is encoded by the exons atggcatcaaatgagaagaatcctttatcaaaattaaaatggactgacgcaaac GGACGTAACGACAAGGAAGCGGAGCCAGCAGCAAAGTCATTGTCAAGCAGCCTCGAGGACCAGGAAGGAGTCTTAAGAAGAGCAGACTTTGGCCTCCAGCTTCTCGGAAATGCCGCCACCTTCTGGGCTTTGGAC GTTCATGCGGGAAAGATGGCTATGGATATGAAAATCAAGGGCCTGCTGTTGGAAACGCTGGAAGGCCTGGGGCAGGACGACttcaagaagttcaagttttTTACGGACCTGCCCGAGAGCATCACAGAAGACGCAGACCGGACTGACATCGCCAAACAGCTGATGAACAGGCACGGCAATAACGCGGGGGAGAAGACCATCGAGATTCTGGAGAagatcaacaactacaacctggCCCAGAAGCTGCGCAACGTCCTGCCGCAAATCACAG GTAGCATCTCCTCAGTGGATAACGAGCAGATCGGCAAATTCAAGCGGGAGCTGCAAGAGAACCTGCGGAAGATCTACCTCAACGTTCCCGAGGGCAACACGGAGTACAGCTGGCAGAAGCCTCTGGAGAACGTCTACACCGACCTCAACATTACCCGCGGCGTCGCCGGTCTCCCCGACAAGCAGCACGAGGTCCTTCAGATGGAGATGTGCAGCGTGGCCGAGGAGGAGTCCATCCAGCCGTGCGACATCTTCCAAAGCCAGGAGCCCCTTCGCACGATGCTCACCGTGGGCTTCGCGGGCATCGGGAAGACTTTCCTGGTGCGCAAGTTTGTCCTGGACTGGGCCAGCGGGAGAACCAACACAGACGTGGACTTCATCTTTCCCTTCGCCTTCCGCGAGTTGAACTTGGAGGAGAACAATAGCTTTTCGCTGGCGGAGCTCATCCGACTCTTTGTCTGGGAGAGCAAGGCTATCAAGATGCTGGACCAGATCTTGGTCAGTCTGCAAGAGTCGCCCAACCGCCACTACCAGTCcagcaagatcaagattttgtttgtgctggacGGCCTGGACGAGTCCCGCCTCAAACTGGACCTGAGCGACGAGCGCAAGAAGCGCCTGGATGTGACCGGATCCTACCCCGTGGAGGTGCTCCTGGCGCATCTCATCAAGGGGAACCTGCTTCCCTGCGCCCGGGTTTGGATCACCACGCGGCCCCAGGCGGCCCACGACATCCCGCCGCGCCTGGTGGACGGCAGAACCGAGGTGAAAGGCTTCAGCGACTCCCAGAGGCTGGACTACTTCAGGAAGAAGTTCCCCGCCGAGGAGGACGTCATCCAGCACATCCAGAAGTCCCGCACCATTCTCATCATGTGCCACTTGCCCATCTTCTGCTGGCTCATCGCCACCGTTCTCCAAGACTGTCGGAAACACGGAAAGGAGCTGCCCGAAACCCTGACCGAGATGTACACAGGGTTCCTGCTCTATCACCTGTACAAGTCCAAGGAGCGAGACAGCCAGAAGAGCACGGACTACGTCAAAGCGCTGGCCAAGCTGGCTTTTCAGCAGCTGATGAAAAAGCAACAGATCTTCTACGAGAGCGACTTGCGGGAAAGCGGCTTGGATGACCCGCAGGGCGCAAAACACTCGGGAGTCTTCAccgtggtcttcaaggaggtaCCCCCGCTCCAGAAATACCAACAAGGCAAGATGTTTCAGTTCATCCACCTGACCGTCCAGGAATATCTGGCCGCTCTCTACGTGATGATGAGCCTGTTCCAGGACAAAAAGAACGTGCTGAACGGGTGGACGCTGAAAGACCTCCTGTTGTTTTGGAAGTGGAAGCAGCTCACTTGGGTACACGAGATGGCCATCCGCAAAGCCTCCGAGAGTGAGGGAAACCTGGACTTGTTCCTCCGCTTCCTGCTGGGCCTCTCCTTGCAGTCCAACCAGGATCTACTGGGTGAGCTGCTGAAGGTTCCCAAGAACTACAGACACAGCAAcgcagaaacggtccgcttgatTGAGCGACGGATCAAGCGGAATTCTCCCGAGGAGAACATCAACTTGTTCTACTGCCTGAAGGAGCTGAAGGACGAGTCCCTGCTGGAGCAGATGCAACAATACCTCAAAGGGGGGAAATTGTCCACGGAGGACCTACCTCCGGCCATGTGGTCGGCCCTGGTCTTCTTCTTGCGGGCTTCCGACGAAGCCATGAGCTGCTTCGAACTCGGGAAATACGCTCCGTCCGAGAAGGGGCTCCTGATGCTGCTGCCGGTGGTCAAGGCTTCTCAAAAATCAGT gctccggtGGTGCAagttgagcaagaaaagctgtgaggcgctggcctccgttctaagcgcGTCCCGCACCCTGAGCCATCTGGATCTCAGCTGGAACACCTTGcacgacgacgggctggaggcgctcgccgccggactggcaaagccgcagtgcaccttggaAGTTCTCGA gctccagtGGTGCcggctgagcaagaaaagctgtgaggcgctggcctccgttctaagctcgtccCGCACCCTGAGCCATCTGGATCTCAGCAGGAACGACTTGCGCgatgacgggctggaggcgctcgccgccggactggcaaagccgcagtgcaccttgcaagttctcga gctcatgAACTGCAAGCTGAgcgagaaaagctgcgaggcgctggcctccgttctaagctcgtccCGCACCCTGAGCCATCTGGATCTCAGCGCCAACGGCTTGCGTGACGatgggctggaggcgctcgccgccggactggcaaagccgcagtgcaccttgcaagttctcag gctctatcgctgcaagctgagcaagaaaagctgcgagccgctggcctccgttctaagctcgtccCGCACCCTGAGCCATCTGGATCTCAGCGCCAACGGCTTGGGTGACGatgggctggaggcgctcgccgccggactggcaaagccgcagtgcaccttgcaagttctcgg gctggtGCGGTGCAAGATCGGCACGCGAGGATGCGTCTCACTGGCCAAGGCTCTCCGGTCCAACCCCTCCCACCTCCAACAGCTGACCCTGACCTCGAATGACCCCGGAGAGGTAGGAAAGCGGGCCTTGGAGGAGGTCCAAATGGATTCTCGCTGCAGTCTGAAGATCAA GATGTCATACGTGGCTTCGATTTTTAAGGAGATTTCTGAGGACGAATGGATGGCTGGATCGCAGCTCGCGAAGGATGCGTTTCCCCTGGAGCGTATGGCTGAGGACGCCCGCTGTCCAAAAGGAAACGGCAAAGCCTGTCCTTCACGTTAG